From one Catellatospora sp. IY07-71 genomic stretch:
- a CDS encoding VOC family protein — translation MTDRETMVWPCLTYADARAAISFLEEAFGFTATAVYGSGDTVLHAEVRWPLGGGVMLGSPRPENVHDIPAGQGLVYVVTDEPDALFDRAVAAGATVVRELRDTDYGSRGFSVRDPQGVCWSFGTYAGE, via the coding sequence ATGACCGATCGCGAAACCATGGTCTGGCCCTGCCTGACCTACGCCGACGCCCGCGCCGCCATCTCGTTCCTGGAGGAGGCGTTCGGGTTCACCGCCACCGCCGTCTACGGCAGCGGCGACACCGTGCTGCACGCCGAGGTGCGCTGGCCGCTGGGCGGCGGCGTCATGCTGGGCAGCCCCCGGCCGGAGAACGTGCACGACATCCCGGCCGGGCAGGGCCTGGTCTACGTCGTCACCGACGAGCCCGACGCCCTGTTCGACCGCGCCGTCGCGGCCGGGGCGACGGTGGTCCGCGAGCTGCGCGACACGGACTACGGCTCGCGCGGCTTCAGCGTCCGCGACCCCCAGGGCGTCTGCTGGAGCTTCGGCACGTACGCCGGCGAGTGA
- a CDS encoding glycosyl hydrolase: MTIRSTTPGGLSRQPGQHRRTWAHRRALILGAVAVLTAATFGLAIAQTAEAGTVGAGSYADTLPAGRALPVGCGNLTNNPRQWVTANAPAGGVPTNDWWSSLLFKKFDCSYSEPLHAHPISYDTLAGGLGFSYNTTAAISGSATGPGEFHYPYVQDILVGVAGLNSPDSKVDGWSDWTVTPYWSDGARTMKATIGHGLPFAYFQITGGNAQITAAGTPTVWSNTGGQLGFTVNGRDYVAYAPSGSTWTVSGTSISSTLNGQGFFSVAVLPAGADRAALASTYGQYAHAHVTGTRVSYSYNQAASTLNTTYTYLTTPRQGSQTATVAALYPHQWNYLTGASPLANTYTSARGQMKILTGISSFTTSMKYTGVLPEIPAVADSSGADLTTITNYLNAVASNPADFRGDDTYWTGKGLGRAARIAEIADQLGLTSIRDTALSTIRTRLNDWFTASAGKTTRVFYYNATWGTLIGYPASYGSDQELNDHHFHYGYFVAAAATLAKFDPTWATNAQYGGMVDLLIRDANNYDRNDTRFPFLRDFDIFAGHDWAAGHGAFGAGNNQESSSEGMNFANALIQWGQATGNTTVRDAGIFIYTTQSAAIAEYWFDVRNQNFPAAFGHNTVGMVWGDGGAYATWFSGEPEMIQGINMLPITGGHFYLGDNPAYVQTNYNELVTNNGGAPTVWQDILWEFLALGNGQTALNNFNANSGFTSEEGESKAHTYHWIRNLAALGNVDTTVTANHPLAKVFTKSGVRTYVASNIGSSAITVTFSNGTVLNVPACKTVTSGAFTWSGGGACGGTNPSPSNPPSSPPASPSPSPSAPPSPSPSTSPNPPGNFAATRYLVSGGGLPGTAGAAGSVTISAAGGNWDGNPHNPQTFTATGLSANHNGGATNFDMFVDAGTGVGNATQVRVSYDFTGNGSWDRLETYNYFPTDPVAGYEHYTHASGIKTTSGAFANLANGSVRVEIWSAIGSTATTLGIGNQSRVVLPYTGTTTQPSVNVALNKPTLTSSNESATYPGSAAVDGNATTTRWSSTFSDPQWLRVDLGQTYSISRVRLVWEAAYGSAYQIQTSPDGTNWTTIRSVTGGDGGVDDLTGLTGSGRYVRVNGTTRATAWGYSLFEFEVYAP; this comes from the coding sequence ATGACGATCCGATCAACGACCCCGGGCGGCCTGTCCCGCCAACCGGGTCAGCACCGCCGCACCTGGGCGCACCGACGCGCCCTCATCCTCGGCGCGGTCGCCGTGCTGACCGCCGCCACGTTCGGGCTCGCCATCGCGCAGACCGCCGAGGCCGGCACCGTCGGCGCCGGCAGCTACGCCGACACCCTGCCCGCCGGCCGCGCCCTGCCCGTGGGCTGCGGCAACCTGACCAACAACCCCCGGCAGTGGGTCACCGCCAACGCCCCCGCCGGCGGCGTGCCCACCAACGACTGGTGGTCGTCGCTGCTGTTCAAGAAGTTCGACTGCTCCTACAGCGAGCCGCTGCACGCGCACCCGATCTCCTACGACACGCTCGCGGGCGGCCTCGGGTTCTCCTACAACACCACCGCGGCGATCAGCGGCTCGGCGACCGGCCCCGGCGAGTTCCACTACCCGTACGTGCAGGACATCCTGGTCGGCGTGGCGGGCCTGAACTCGCCCGACAGCAAGGTCGACGGGTGGAGCGACTGGACGGTGACGCCGTACTGGAGCGACGGCGCGCGGACCATGAAGGCCACCATCGGCCACGGCCTGCCGTTCGCGTACTTCCAGATCACCGGCGGCAACGCGCAGATCACCGCGGCGGGCACGCCGACGGTGTGGTCGAACACCGGCGGCCAGCTCGGCTTCACGGTCAACGGGCGTGACTACGTCGCGTACGCGCCGAGCGGCTCGACCTGGACGGTCAGCGGCACCTCGATCAGCTCGACGCTGAACGGCCAGGGCTTCTTCTCGGTCGCCGTGCTGCCCGCCGGCGCCGACCGGGCCGCGCTCGCCAGCACCTACGGCCAGTACGCCCACGCGCACGTCACCGGCACCCGCGTGTCCTACAGCTACAACCAGGCCGCGAGCACGCTGAACACGACGTACACCTACCTCACCACGCCGCGGCAGGGCAGCCAGACCGCCACGGTCGCCGCGCTCTACCCGCACCAGTGGAACTATCTGACCGGTGCCAGCCCGCTGGCGAACACGTACACCTCGGCCCGCGGCCAGATGAAGATCCTCACCGGGATCAGCTCGTTCACGACCTCGATGAAGTACACCGGCGTGCTGCCGGAGATCCCCGCGGTCGCCGACAGCTCCGGCGCGGACCTGACCACGATCACCAACTACCTGAACGCGGTCGCGTCGAACCCGGCCGACTTCCGCGGCGACGACACCTACTGGACCGGCAAGGGCCTGGGCCGCGCCGCCCGCATCGCGGAGATCGCCGACCAGCTCGGCCTGACCTCGATCCGGGACACCGCGCTCAGCACGATCCGGACCCGGCTCAACGACTGGTTCACCGCCTCGGCGGGCAAGACCACCCGTGTCTTCTACTACAACGCCACCTGGGGCACCCTGATCGGCTACCCGGCGTCGTACGGCTCGGACCAGGAGCTCAACGACCACCACTTCCACTACGGCTACTTCGTGGCGGCGGCGGCGACGCTGGCCAAGTTCGACCCGACCTGGGCGACCAACGCGCAGTACGGCGGCATGGTGGACCTGCTGATCCGCGACGCCAACAACTACGACCGCAACGACACCCGCTTCCCGTTCCTGCGTGACTTCGACATCTTCGCCGGTCACGACTGGGCGGCCGGGCACGGCGCGTTCGGCGCGGGCAACAACCAGGAGTCCTCGTCGGAGGGCATGAACTTCGCCAACGCCCTCATCCAGTGGGGCCAGGCGACCGGCAACACCACCGTGCGCGACGCGGGCATCTTCATCTACACCACCCAGTCCGCGGCCATCGCCGAGTACTGGTTCGACGTGCGCAACCAGAACTTCCCGGCCGCCTTCGGGCACAACACGGTCGGCATGGTCTGGGGCGACGGCGGCGCGTACGCGACCTGGTTCTCCGGCGAGCCGGAGATGATCCAGGGCATCAACATGCTGCCGATCACCGGCGGCCACTTCTACCTCGGCGACAACCCCGCCTACGTGCAGACCAACTACAACGAGCTGGTCACCAACAACGGCGGCGCGCCGACGGTCTGGCAGGACATCCTGTGGGAGTTCCTGGCCCTGGGCAACGGCCAGACCGCGCTGAACAACTTCAACGCCAACTCCGGGTTCACCTCGGAGGAGGGCGAGAGCAAGGCGCACACGTACCACTGGATCCGCAACCTGGCCGCGCTCGGCAACGTGGACACCACGGTGACCGCGAACCACCCGCTGGCCAAGGTCTTCACCAAGTCGGGCGTACGCACCTACGTCGCGTCCAACATCGGCAGCAGCGCGATCACGGTGACCTTCTCCAACGGCACCGTGCTCAACGTGCCCGCCTGCAAGACGGTCACCTCGGGCGCGTTCACCTGGAGCGGTGGCGGCGCCTGCGGCGGGACCAACCCGTCGCCGTCCAACCCGCCGTCCTCGCCGCCGGCCTCGCCGAGCCCGTCGCCGTCGGCCCCGCCGTCGCCGAGCCCGTCGACCTCGCCGAACCCGCCCGGCAACTTCGCCGCGACGCGGTACCTCGTCTCCGGTGGCGGCCTGCCCGGCACCGCGGGCGCGGCCGGCTCGGTCACGATCAGCGCGGCCGGCGGCAACTGGGACGGCAACCCGCACAACCCGCAGACGTTCACCGCCACCGGCCTTTCCGCCAACCACAACGGCGGCGCCACGAACTTCGACATGTTCGTGGACGCGGGCACCGGCGTCGGCAACGCGACGCAGGTCCGGGTGTCGTACGACTTCACCGGCAACGGCAGCTGGGACCGGCTGGAGACGTACAACTACTTCCCGACCGACCCGGTAGCCGGGTACGAGCACTACACCCACGCGTCCGGCATCAAGACCACCAGCGGCGCGTTCGCGAACCTGGCGAACGGCTCGGTGCGGGTCGAGATCTGGAGCGCGATCGGCAGCACGGCCACCACGCTCGGCATCGGCAACCAGTCCCGCGTGGTGCTGCCGTACACCGGCACCACCACCCAGCCCTCGGTCAACGTGGCCCTCAACAAGCCGACGCTGACCTCCAGCAACGAGAGCGCGACCTACCCGGGCTCGGCGGCGGTGGACGGCAACGCCACCACCACCCGCTGGTCCAGCACGTTCAGCGACCCGCAGTGGCTGCGCGTCGACCTCGGCCAGACCTACTCGATCAGCCGCGTGCGGCTGGTCTGGGAGGCCGCCTACGGCTCGGCGTACCAGATCCAGACGTCGCCCGACGGCACCAACTGGACCACCATCCGCTCGGTCACCGGTGGTGACGGCGGCGTCGACGACCTCACCGGCCTGACCGGCAGCGGCCGCTACGTCCGCGTCAACGGCACCACCCGCGCCACCGCCTGGGGCTACTCCCTCTTCGAATTCGAGGTCTACGCCCCGTAG
- a CDS encoding MurR/RpiR family transcriptional regulator, which produces MRMELPNLPDALQRVAEQILEDPALAAQASIVDLAERAGTSTATVTRFCRVLGFRGYAALRVAIATESGREAQARWETDIDREIEPGDPMDRVLGVIASADARAIQETAARLDLAQVARVADAIAGAQRVELFGLGSSGTTAQEMQFRLERIRVPCWHRLDAHKALTNAALLGPGDVAIGFSHSGRTREVIEVLAEAAEQGALTVAVTSFDKSPLAEAADVVLTTAVHETTFRLAALSALHGQLVAVDLIYVAVAQRTYARTTEAFEVTARAVEAHRLHDEPTSHRRRHARRGDAAE; this is translated from the coding sequence ATGCGGATGGAGCTGCCGAACCTGCCTGACGCGTTGCAGCGGGTGGCGGAGCAGATCCTGGAGGACCCGGCGCTGGCGGCGCAGGCGTCCATCGTGGACCTCGCCGAGCGGGCGGGCACCTCCACCGCCACGGTGACGCGGTTCTGCCGGGTGCTGGGCTTCCGGGGGTACGCGGCGCTGCGGGTGGCCATCGCGACCGAGAGCGGGCGCGAGGCGCAGGCGCGCTGGGAGACCGACATCGACCGGGAGATCGAGCCGGGCGACCCGATGGACCGGGTGCTGGGCGTGATCGCCAGCGCGGACGCGCGCGCCATCCAGGAGACCGCGGCCCGGCTGGACCTCGCCCAGGTGGCGCGGGTCGCCGACGCGATCGCGGGCGCGCAGCGGGTGGAGCTGTTCGGGCTGGGCAGCTCCGGCACCACGGCGCAGGAGATGCAGTTCCGGCTGGAGCGCATCCGGGTGCCCTGCTGGCACCGGCTGGACGCGCACAAGGCGCTGACCAACGCGGCGCTGCTCGGCCCCGGCGACGTCGCGATCGGCTTCTCGCACAGCGGCCGCACCCGCGAGGTGATCGAGGTGCTGGCCGAGGCGGCCGAGCAGGGCGCGCTGACCGTCGCGGTGACCTCGTTCGACAAGTCGCCGCTGGCCGAGGCCGCCGACGTGGTGCTGACCACGGCGGTGCACGAGACGACGTTCCGGCTGGCGGCGCTGTCGGCGCTGCACGGGCAGCTGGTCGCCGTCGATCTGATCTACGTCGCGGTGGCGCAGCGGACGTACGCGCGGACCACCGAGGCGTTCGAGGTCACCGCGCGGGCGGTGGAGGCACACCGGCTGCACGACGAGCCGACCTCGCACCGGCGCCGCCACGCGCGGCGCGGTGACGCAGCCGAGTGA
- the ngcE gene encoding N-acetylglucosamine/diacetylchitobiose ABC transporter substrate-binding protein: MNLTRRGALLSAAAAAASTTLAACATGGGGDDEGAGKGDVSAENPLGVPADAGLEVVIFKGGYGDQYAIDAGTRLKEKHPKVVVDHKGIQGVGEVLQPRFVADSPPDVVDNSGAGRLDLATLVSAGKLKDLTELLDAPAVDDPGKKVRDTLMPGVIEDGTFDGKPLVLNYSSVLWGVWYSKTLFAKHGWTFPKTWEEMLTLNDEIKKAGLHPWTWQGKYPEYLNDPLLSMAAKAGGVEAVKAIDNLEAGAWQQPAVLAAAEAIHQLAVRGHIMPGSEGLSHTEAQNAWCKGQVAFIPCGSWLEGEQQQVTPAGFDMVMATVPALTGSDKLPNGAVMAASSESFLVPAKAKNPQGGLEFLRYLFSKQVARGFAESAKALPVVTGATDGLTLTSGLGSVAEAVKAAGPNVFSYKFRTWYAPLSKAVDDATGELATKRINPQQWAERVQKAADAVAKDSAIVKHKR, from the coding sequence ATGAACCTTACAAGACGCGGTGCGCTGCTCAGCGCAGCTGCCGCTGCGGCGAGCACCACGCTGGCCGCGTGCGCCACCGGCGGTGGCGGCGACGACGAGGGCGCGGGCAAGGGCGACGTCAGCGCGGAGAACCCGCTGGGCGTGCCGGCCGACGCCGGCCTGGAAGTGGTGATCTTCAAGGGTGGGTACGGCGACCAGTACGCGATCGACGCCGGGACCCGGCTGAAGGAGAAGCACCCGAAGGTCGTCGTCGACCACAAGGGCATCCAGGGTGTCGGTGAGGTGCTGCAGCCGCGGTTCGTGGCCGACAGCCCGCCGGACGTGGTCGACAACAGCGGCGCGGGCCGCCTCGATCTGGCCACTCTCGTGTCGGCGGGCAAGCTGAAGGACCTGACCGAGCTGCTGGACGCCCCGGCCGTGGACGACCCGGGCAAGAAGGTGCGCGACACGCTCATGCCGGGCGTGATCGAGGACGGCACGTTCGACGGCAAGCCGCTGGTGCTCAACTACTCGTCGGTGCTGTGGGGCGTCTGGTACTCCAAGACGCTGTTCGCCAAGCACGGGTGGACCTTCCCGAAGACGTGGGAGGAGATGCTCACCCTCAACGACGAGATCAAGAAGGCCGGTCTGCACCCGTGGACCTGGCAGGGCAAGTACCCGGAGTACCTGAACGACCCGCTGCTGTCGATGGCCGCCAAGGCCGGCGGCGTCGAGGCGGTCAAGGCGATCGACAACCTGGAGGCCGGGGCGTGGCAGCAGCCCGCCGTGCTGGCCGCCGCGGAGGCGATCCACCAGCTGGCGGTACGCGGGCACATCATGCCCGGCTCGGAGGGCCTGTCCCACACCGAGGCGCAGAACGCGTGGTGCAAGGGCCAGGTGGCGTTCATCCCGTGCGGCTCCTGGCTGGAGGGCGAGCAGCAGCAGGTCACCCCGGCCGGGTTCGACATGGTCATGGCGACCGTGCCCGCGCTGACCGGCTCGGACAAGCTCCCGAACGGCGCCGTGATGGCGGCCAGCAGCGAGTCGTTCCTGGTGCCCGCCAAGGCCAAGAACCCGCAGGGCGGCCTGGAGTTCCTGCGCTACCTGTTCTCCAAGCAGGTCGCGCGCGGCTTCGCGGAGAGCGCCAAGGCGCTGCCGGTGGTCACCGGCGCGACCGACGGGCTCACCCTGACCAGCGGCCTGGGCTCGGTGGCCGAGGCGGTCAAGGCGGCCGGCCCGAACGTGTTCAGCTACAAGTTCCGCACCTGGTACGCGCCGCTGTCGAAGGCGGTCGACGACGCGACGGGCGAGCTGGCCACCAAGCGCATCAACCCGCAGCAGTGGGCCGAGCGCGTGCAGAAGGCCGCCGACGCGGTCGCCAAGGACAGCGCCATCGTCAAGCACAAGCGGTGA
- a CDS encoding glycosyl hydrolase: protein MSLRRPIVAALGATALALTAGTLVALTAGTTASAAAATCNALFDDFSYSGPSDPLIQQRGWTVRTYSGGPGIPGASWPTSNVSFPTVDGAKSLQLQASTDGTAGGTSQAELYHQQKFFEGTYASRVKFTDAPVSGNDGDHLVETFFTITPLAAPMDPNYGEIDFEYLPNGGWGEPSNIMYETTWETYRPDPWEAVNAHGEQRQSFAGWHDLVFTVSAGHVKYYIDGNLVADHSGIYYPETNMSINFNLWFIDAAAHTGGMSTYRQQVDYVLYSQNEVLTPAQVNTRVGSYRAQNVAHTDTVGTGGGTCPTASPSTGPSTPPSSSPSAPPSSSPSPSAPPTGGTGCASAPTWTISGIYTGGQQVKWERSANGNPSGPKSGDGVHLWRAKWWTQGSEPGWTVQWEDLGRC from the coding sequence GTGTCCCTCCGACGTCCCATCGTCGCCGCGCTCGGCGCCACCGCACTGGCGCTCACCGCCGGCACGCTGGTCGCGCTGACCGCGGGCACCACCGCGTCCGCCGCGGCGGCCACCTGCAACGCCCTGTTCGACGACTTCAGCTACAGCGGGCCGAGCGATCCGCTGATCCAGCAGCGTGGCTGGACGGTGCGCACCTACTCCGGCGGCCCCGGCATCCCGGGCGCCTCCTGGCCGACCTCCAACGTCTCGTTCCCGACCGTGGACGGCGCCAAGTCCCTGCAGCTGCAGGCGTCCACCGACGGCACGGCCGGCGGCACCAGCCAGGCGGAGCTGTACCACCAGCAGAAGTTCTTCGAGGGCACCTACGCCTCGCGGGTCAAGTTCACCGACGCGCCGGTCTCCGGCAACGACGGCGACCACCTGGTGGAGACGTTCTTCACCATCACCCCGCTGGCCGCCCCGATGGACCCGAACTACGGCGAGATCGACTTCGAGTACCTGCCCAACGGCGGGTGGGGCGAGCCGTCGAACATCATGTACGAGACCACGTGGGAGACCTACCGCCCCGACCCCTGGGAGGCCGTCAACGCCCACGGCGAGCAGCGGCAGTCGTTCGCGGGCTGGCACGACCTCGTGTTCACGGTCTCGGCCGGGCACGTGAAGTACTACATCGACGGGAACCTGGTCGCCGACCACAGCGGCATCTACTACCCCGAGACGAACATGTCGATCAACTTCAACCTGTGGTTCATCGACGCGGCCGCGCACACCGGCGGCATGTCGACCTACCGCCAGCAGGTCGACTACGTGCTCTACTCGCAGAACGAGGTGCTCACCCCGGCGCAGGTCAACACCCGCGTCGGCTCGTACCGGGCGCAGAACGTGGCGCACACCGACACCGTCGGCACCGGCGGCGGCACCTGCCCCACCGCCTCGCCGTCGACCGGCCCGAGCACCCCGCCGTCGTCGTCGCCCTCGGCCCCGCCGAGCAGCTCGCCGTCGCCCTCGGCCCCGCCGACCGGCGGCACCGGCTGCGCCAGCGCGCCGACCTGGACCATCAGCGGCATCTACACCGGCGGCCAGCAGGTCAAGTGGGAGCGCAGCGCCAACGGCAACCCCAGCGGCCCGAAGTCCGGCGACGGCGTGCACCTGTGGCGCGCCAAGTGGTGGACGCAGGGCAGCGAGCCCGGCTGGACCGTGCAGTGGGAGGACCTGGGCCGCTGCTGA
- a CDS encoding N-acetylglucosamine kinase gives MTLVLGLDVGGTSSRALITTLDGARAGFGRAGAGNPVSVPLPEAVAAVSAAVRTALTGLDPVEVRCAVMGIAGTGRFTDPAVASAYETAFAELGLLVPVRPVGDVEVAYAAGTPEPRGTVLISGTGAIAARIEHGVMTASADGIGWLLGDLGSGFWLGREAAALTARELYSRVPEGHLTRAVATAVLGVLPAAASRQAADDLIGALHDQEPRHLSRLAPLVTEAAEAGDPQAVALVERCATHLVDTVVEVHADGPVVLAGSVLGGSRPVRDAVIRLLAHHLPGTATVTAGPGEVGAARIAAARSGA, from the coding sequence GTGACCCTCGTCCTCGGCCTCGACGTCGGCGGCACGTCGTCACGGGCGCTGATCACCACGCTCGACGGCGCCCGCGCCGGCTTCGGCCGCGCGGGCGCCGGCAACCCGGTCTCGGTGCCGCTGCCCGAGGCCGTGGCCGCGGTGTCCGCCGCCGTGCGCACCGCGCTGACCGGCCTCGACCCGGTCGAGGTGCGCTGTGCGGTGATGGGCATCGCGGGGACAGGCCGGTTCACCGACCCCGCCGTTGCGTCCGCCTATGAGACCGCCTTTGCGGAGCTGGGGCTTCTGGTGCCGGTGCGGCCGGTCGGTGATGTCGAGGTGGCGTACGCCGCGGGCACGCCCGAGCCGCGCGGCACGGTGCTGATCTCCGGCACGGGGGCGATCGCGGCGCGCATCGAGCACGGGGTGATGACCGCGAGCGCGGACGGCATCGGCTGGCTGCTCGGCGACCTGGGCTCAGGGTTCTGGCTGGGCCGCGAGGCGGCCGCGCTGACCGCCCGCGAGCTGTACTCCCGCGTCCCCGAGGGGCACCTGACCCGCGCCGTCGCGACGGCCGTGCTCGGCGTGCTGCCTGCCGCCGCGTCCCGGCAGGCCGCCGACGACCTGATCGGCGCGCTGCACGACCAGGAGCCCCGCCACCTGTCCCGGCTCGCGCCCCTGGTCACCGAGGCTGCCGAGGCCGGCGACCCGCAGGCCGTCGCGCTCGTCGAACGCTGTGCCACGCACCTGGTGGACACCGTCGTGGAGGTGCACGCGGACGGCCCGGTGGTGCTGGCGGGCAGCGTGCTGGGCGGCTCCCGCCCGGTGCGCGACGCGGTGATCCGCCTGCTGGCCCACCACCTGCCCGGCACCGCCACCGTCACCGCGGGCCCGGGCGAGGTGGGCGCCGCCCGTATCGCGGCGGCGCGCTCTGGCGCCTGA
- a CDS encoding sugar isomerase domain-containing protein: MNAQTYLEAITELVGKVGTGQAANVQRAADLITESLDAGGVVQAFGSGHSEALAMEIAGRAGGLVPTNRIALRDIVLWGGEPREVLEDQLLERRTEVAHRLYELAPIQPADVFVLASNSGINGVVVELALLIKEKGHQLIAVTSLAHTAQSQPRHPSGRRLSEIADVVLDNGAPYGDVIMPNQSGAVSSVTAAVLAQMVVTEVVRRLEEAGQTPPIYLSANIAGGYEHNQQLEARYAGRIRRIA, translated from the coding sequence ATGAACGCGCAGACGTACCTGGAAGCCATCACCGAGCTGGTGGGCAAGGTGGGCACCGGGCAGGCCGCCAACGTGCAGCGGGCCGCCGACCTGATCACGGAGAGCCTCGACGCGGGCGGTGTGGTGCAGGCGTTCGGCAGCGGGCATTCCGAGGCGCTGGCGATGGAGATCGCGGGCCGGGCCGGGGGGCTGGTGCCGACGAACCGCATCGCGCTGCGCGACATCGTGCTGTGGGGCGGCGAGCCGCGCGAGGTGCTGGAGGACCAGCTGCTGGAGCGGCGCACCGAGGTGGCGCACCGGCTCTACGAGCTGGCCCCGATCCAGCCCGCGGACGTGTTCGTGCTGGCCTCCAACTCCGGCATCAACGGGGTGGTGGTCGAGCTGGCCCTGCTCATCAAGGAGAAGGGGCACCAGCTGATCGCGGTGACGTCGCTGGCGCACACCGCGCAGTCGCAGCCGCGCCACCCGTCCGGGAGGCGGCTGTCCGAGATCGCCGACGTGGTGCTGGACAACGGCGCCCCGTACGGCGACGTGATCATGCCCAATCAGTCCGGCGCCGTGTCGTCGGTGACCGCGGCCGTGCTGGCCCAGATGGTGGTCACCGAGGTGGTGCGGCGCCTGGAGGAGGCGGGTCAGACCCCGCCGATCTACCTGTCCGCCAACATCGCCGGCGGCTATGAGCACAACCAGCAGTTGGAAGCGCGATACGCCGGGCGCATCCGGCGTATCGCCTAA
- a CDS encoding carbohydrate ABC transporter permease has protein sequence MRIKHAVLTLWAALVSLPLLWAFMSSFKTDAEIFDSPWTPPAELRFDNWSRAWDQASIGQYLFNTLIVVGGALALTMLLGALTAYCLARYEFPGNRFIYYLLVAGMLFPVFLALVPLFFVVDNLGMLGTYHGLILVYAAYALPFTVFFLHGFFRSLPGAVAEAAFIDGASHAGVFFRVMLPMARPGMVSVGIFNFLGLWNQYLLPKVLNPDPDHYVLAQGLAELAVSQGYRSDWSGLFAGLVIAILPVLLAYVFFQRQIRAGLTSGALK, from the coding sequence ATGAGGATCAAGCACGCCGTGCTGACGCTGTGGGCCGCGCTGGTCTCGCTGCCGCTGCTGTGGGCCTTCATGTCGTCGTTCAAGACCGACGCGGAGATCTTCGACAGCCCGTGGACGCCGCCGGCCGAGCTGCGGTTCGACAACTGGTCCCGCGCCTGGGACCAGGCCTCGATCGGGCAGTACCTGTTCAACACGCTGATCGTGGTGGGCGGCGCGCTGGCGCTGACCATGCTGCTCGGCGCGCTGACGGCGTACTGCCTGGCCCGGTACGAGTTCCCGGGCAACCGGTTCATCTACTACCTGCTGGTCGCGGGGATGCTGTTCCCGGTGTTCCTCGCGCTGGTGCCGCTGTTCTTCGTGGTCGACAACCTCGGCATGCTCGGCACGTACCACGGGCTGATCCTCGTGTACGCCGCGTACGCCCTGCCGTTCACCGTGTTCTTCCTGCACGGGTTCTTCCGCTCGCTGCCGGGCGCGGTCGCCGAGGCCGCGTTCATCGACGGGGCCTCGCACGCCGGGGTGTTCTTCCGGGTCATGCTGCCGATGGCCCGGCCGGGCATGGTCAGCGTGGGCATCTTCAACTTCCTCGGCCTGTGGAACCAGTACCTGCTGCCGAAGGTGCTCAACCCCGACCCGGACCACTACGTGCTCGCCCAGGGCCTCGCCGAGCTGGCGGTGAGCCAGGGCTACCGCAGCGACTGGAGCGGCCTGTTCGCCGGGCTGGTCATCGCGATCCTGCCGGTCCTGCTCGCGTACGTCTTCTTCCAGCGGCAGATCCGCGCCGGGCTGACGTCCGGCGCCCTCAAGTAA
- a CDS encoding carbohydrate ABC transporter permease — translation MRHGKYRFLVGALIVPLALYGVFVLSPYLQAFQLAFTNWNGVDSAPEFTGLDNFSRLWSDPLFLAGLRHNGLMLLVVPLAVIAIALALAAATKGTKVYRVVYFFPQLLSVAIIAVLWQFVYTPNSGLLNGALSAVGLDSWRRSWLAEPDLALWCVMIVLIWSSVGFYVVLFSAAMESVPEDIVEAAAIDGAGPVTVFRRITLPLIWESVQVGWIYLGIAALDGFALVQIMTVGPGGPDNSTEVMGLGLYRTAFAFGKFGYASAMGVAIFFLTLSIAVLLLRVTKRERVELA, via the coding sequence ATGCGGCACGGCAAGTACCGGTTCCTGGTGGGGGCGCTGATCGTGCCCCTGGCGCTGTACGGCGTGTTCGTCCTGTCGCCGTACCTGCAGGCGTTCCAGCTCGCGTTCACGAACTGGAACGGTGTGGACAGCGCCCCGGAGTTCACCGGGCTGGACAACTTCAGCAGGCTGTGGAGTGACCCGCTGTTCCTGGCCGGGCTGCGCCACAACGGGCTGATGCTGCTTGTCGTGCCGCTGGCCGTCATCGCGATCGCGCTGGCCCTGGCCGCCGCGACCAAGGGCACCAAGGTCTACCGGGTGGTGTACTTCTTCCCGCAGCTGCTCAGCGTCGCGATCATCGCGGTGCTCTGGCAGTTCGTGTACACCCCCAACAGCGGCCTGCTCAACGGGGCGCTGTCGGCGGTGGGCCTGGACTCTTGGCGGCGCTCCTGGCTGGCCGAGCCGGACCTGGCGCTGTGGTGCGTGATGATCGTGCTGATCTGGTCGTCGGTCGGCTTCTACGTGGTGCTGTTCTCGGCCGCGATGGAGTCGGTGCCGGAGGACATCGTCGAGGCCGCGGCCATCGACGGGGCCGGGCCGGTGACCGTGTTCCGGCGGATCACGCTCCCGCTGATCTGGGAGAGCGTGCAGGTGGGCTGGATCTACCTGGGCATCGCGGCGCTGGACGGGTTCGCCCTGGTCCAAATCATGACGGTCGGGCCGGGCGGGCCGGACAACAGCACCGAGGTGATGGGGCTCGGCCTGTACCGGACCGCGTTCGCCTTCGGCAAGTTCGGCTACGCCTCGGCCATGGGGGTGGCGATCTTCTTCCTCACCCTGTCCATCGCGGTGCTGCTGCTGCGCGTGACGAAGCGGGAGCGGGTGGAGCTGGCATGA